In Bacillus thuringiensis, the DNA window ACAGGGATAAAAGAAATAATTGATAAATCTAAAGATCTTACGTTTCAAGATGCTATCCCACTTTTTGATGAATACGCAAAAAAAAATAATGCGATGCTTTCGCTTCAAAATAAAGAAGGAGTAATTATTTACTCGCCTTCATTTTCTTTTATTCAAAGTGGTACACAAACGACAGTAGTTACTAAAGCCACACGATTTGAGAATGCAGGTACCATTAGTAATTCATATAACGTTACGGAACCAATTCAATTCCAAGATGGTAGTTTAACCCTTGTAGTGTTCGCAACATTTCAACCGATTGATGAGGCTTCGCAGGTATTAGTGCGCTTTCTCCCCTATATTAGTATCATTGTGCTCGTTATTGGTATAGGGAGTGCTTATTTCTATTCCAGGTTTATTACAAAGCCACTTATTTATATTAATGAGGGTGCACAAAAGATGGCAAATTTAGATTTCTCCGAAAAAATTGAGGTTCGCTCTACAGATGAGTTAGGAGAGTTATCTAATAGTTTGAACGACATGTCTATTAACTTACAACAAGCTATGTTCGATTTAAAAAAAGCAAATGAACAATTAAAAAATGATATTGAAAAAGAAAGAGAAATAGAAACAAAACGCAGAGAGTTTTTTGCGATTGTAGCACATGAATTAAAGTCCCCTCTTACTGTAATGAAAGGGTACTTAGAAGGGATGATATACAATATTGGCCCTTATCAAAATCGTGATCAATATTTAAAGAAAAATCATCAAATTATTGAAAGTATGGAACAATTAGTTCGTGAAATTTTAAGCATGTCTAAGTTAGAACAACACACTTTCAAACTAAAAATAGAAGAAGTTAATCTTTCAAAGTCATTAGGTACAATCACAAAAGATCTCGAATTTTTCGCTTCTCAAAAAAGCATCCAAATAATAAAAGAAATTGACTCTGACTTTTCTATTTATACAGATCGTGTTCTTTTTGAAAAAGCATGTAAAAATATTATCCATAATGCGGTTATGTATTCACCACATAATGAAAAGGTCTATATAAAATTAAGTGAGGATACTAAACAAGGTCAATTCAAAATGCAAATTATAAATACAGGTGTCAATATTAAAAATGAAGATATACAACAAATTTTCAAACCATTTTATCGAATTGAAAAATCAAGGAATCGAAATACTGGAGGAAGTGGTTTGGGGTTATATATTGTTAAACAAATTCTTGAAACACTAGATATAAAATATTCTATAAAAAATACGGAACATAGCGTGGAATTTTGTATGAAAATTCCATTATCAAAACAAAAAACAAACAAACTCCCCTCTTAGTGGGACGAGTTTGTTTGTTTTTTGTAGTAAGTATAAACTTATTAGGAACTATTAGACTAGCTTTTCGTTTTATGACGTATGCTATTTTCTAAATGGCGATCGTGGATAAGGAGCGAACGGAAAAATGAAACGATATCTTCGTTTACGTTTCTCTAATATACAATCATCATAGGCACTCTTCGCAGCCTGAACTTG includes these proteins:
- a CDS encoding sensor histidine kinase, translated to MNKILKIMKMKQITYKLFMTTSLILLSFAVLIYLTLYFFLPTFYEQYKTDQLQTGIKEIIDKSKDLTFQDAIPLFDEYAKKNNAMLSLQNKEGVIIYSPSFSFIQSGTQTTVVTKATRFENAGTISNSYNVTEPIQFQDGSLTLVVFATFQPIDEASQVLVRFLPYISIIVLVIGIGSAYFYSRFITKPLIYINEGAQKMANLDFSEKIEVRSTDELGELSNSLNDMSINLQQAMFDLKKANEQLKNDIEKEREIETKRREFFAIVAHELKSPLTVMKGYLEGMIYNIGPYQNRDQYLKKNHQIIESMEQLVREILSMSKLEQHTFKLKIEEVNLSKSLGTITKDLEFFASQKSIQIIKEIDSDFSIYTDRVLFEKACKNIIHNAVMYSPHNEKVYIKLSEDTKQGQFKMQIINTGVNIKNEDIQQIFKPFYRIEKSRNRNTGGSGLGLYIVKQILETLDIKYSIKNTEHSVEFCMKIPLSKQKTNKLPS